DNA from Kogia breviceps isolate mKogBre1 chromosome 3, mKogBre1 haplotype 1, whole genome shotgun sequence:
ATCCCGGGCCCGCAGGCCAGCCCTGGTCCCTGGGCCTGGAGCCCTGGCCCCTCAGGGTGGAAGCGCCACCCAGCCAGGCCAGCACCTCCACCCCGCAGGGTCCGACCCTGGATCGCCAGATCCACGGACCAGGGGGGCTTCTCAGCCCCTCCCTTCAGATAACAGGTCCTGAAAGGATCtgtctccccatcccaccccaagtCCCCCCACACCTGTCCCAACCCCCCAGAACCCCCCAAATTCAGTGACAGAGAAGAAGGCTTGGGAGGCATCCGGCTGGCCTCGGAACAGAGAGGGAGGGcctgcagggtggggaggggggtccAGGGTCCTGGTGCCTCTCGCCCGACATGCAACCCCGATCCCAGGGGCCCCAAATGCCGTCGACAGCAGAGAGCAAGGAGGCAGCCCAGGGCGGGGGGCTCGGTGTGGGTGGCTCTGGGGCTGGACCACGGGGGCCAGACGGCCACACAAAGGACCGGGCCTGTTTGAGGACAGGGAGGGTCCCGGGAAGCATCTTGAGAACGGTTAAGTGCTCTCGGTCTTGGACCTGCTTCTGTCCCGGAGGGACGCTCCTTGAGGCGAGGCCTTGTTCACTTGTTCGCTCGTTCATTCATCCAGCatgcgcccccggggccccccCGGGGTCCAGCCCTGTGCCCGATGAGGGGGTGCGACCAGGACTCAGACCCCACCATGCCCCCCGAGAGGCCCCATCGAGGCCGGGAAACAGGCTGAGACCAAACAGGGTGTGACGCGCCGGGTGGATGCAGCCCCGGGCAACCAGGCCACCAAGGAGGGGCCCCGAGACTCGCCGCCCGGAGGGGAAGTCCCAGGCATGCGTAGGGGCTGCGAGAGGCccggctggctgggaggggcctCGAGGTGCCCGCgtgggtgcctgcggcggggacaCCCACATGGGGTGGGGGCGGCAGCCAGGGAGCGTCCAGGGCCATCAGGTAGGGCGCCCTGAGCACAGCAGAGAGGGGCGGAGTGGGGAGGGTGGCTGTGCTGGGTGGGGACCCCCTCCAGCTCAGGGCTCTTGCACCTTGACGTGCCCGTGGAGTGTCTGCTCGTCTACCCCCTGGCAAGGCAGGTGGGGGTCTCCCGAGGGGTCACCATGGCCGCTGCCAGGATTTCCCCAGCTAACATAACCTCTGGGAAGGGGGCCAGGAGCCCACCAGAAAACGCTGCTTCCCatcagcccagcccctgcccctggcTCCCTGCCTCAGGACCCCAAGAGCCAGGCGACTCAAGACCGAGTGGCCGGGGAGGGGGACAGAGTGGAGATGGGGGCTTGAATCCCAGGCCGCGGGAGGACCTCCTCCCGGTCAGCGCCTCCTCGCCTACACAGCTGGTCCCTGCAGGGGCTGCTGTAGGGTTTGTGAGCAGAGGGAGAGCAGCAGGGTCCCCCCCGGGAGGCTGCCCCCGACCCTCTGATCCCGTGGACGCGTTCCCTCCAACGTTCTGCAGCCCCCGGGCCCCAGGACCCTCAGAAGGCTGCACGCCCAGTGAACTCAGGGGCCTCCTGAACAATGGATGCATCTTTTATTCACAAATAAAAGCTGTAGCAAGATGTTATCTACACATTTGTACAGAGGCTTGGACAGCCCTAGAAAATACATGACGATCAGAAAACAGAACCCGTAGTGACGGGAATGTCCCGCTCGTCAGCAGGCCCACCCCTGGTCTACATTTGGCAAGACGTGCCTCCCCAGGACCCTCGCCCTGCTTGGGGACCCCCCAGAAAGAGTCCGGCCGGAGTGACACCTTCCATAGAAAACCATAAAAACATAGATTATTTGTCTTCAAATTCCGACTGCAAATACCTCATTTATAGGCAAAAcgatataaaaatacaaaacctaACAGAACCTTTACAAaaccctcacccccccacccccccaatttttgtgtgtgttggtttgttttttgcttgtggTTTTGGTAAGAATTCCTGCCGTGGAAGAAGGCGCCAGGTGCCTTCAGCTCAGCCCTTGGGCGCCGCCCTCCCGGTGACCTCAGAACAGCGCAGGTCCTGGGGAGAGGAGGGTCGGCCATCCCCGCCTGGAAGACCCCACCGGTTCAATCTGTGCAGAGAACACATGCAGGCCGAGGGTCTGCAGACCACCAAGGCGGGCTCTGCTGAGAGGGAACAGCTATGAAAGAAGAGCAACCCTGAATCCTAAACCAGAGCCCGGAGAGCCCGGGGCTGTCTTGCTACATGGAACTGCCTGGCTGTCAAGAAGGCGCGTTCAGATCAAACAGTCGGGCCGGCGGCCCCAGCGCACCGTCTGCTGGTGTCTTGAGTCCTTAGCACCAAACGCGAAAAGGAGAGAAATCCAGTCCCAGGTTAAAGGCACTTGCGTTGCTGTCCGGGGGCGACAGTCTCCCCGTGTCCTGCTCACTCGCTCCTCCGTCCACGTGCTCGGccggcccctcccctgcctcacGCGCCATCGCCTCCCAGACCCGCGGGTCCCCGCTGGACCCTCCGCTTCCTCGTCCCGCCACCCCTGCCACATCCTCGCTCCATCCCGTCCCGTCCTCGCGCCCACGACACCCCCGTGCCCTCCCCCGTGTCCCAGTGCCCGGCCTCAGACGTCCACCTCCCGCGGCCCCGgggcagcagcggcggcggcgacgCTGATGTCAAAGCAGGTGACCATCATGACGCGGGCCTTGCACAGATTCACGCACTGCTCCAGGGCGGCCGTGGCGCGCTCCAGGGCCGCCAGGTACTCGGCCGACTCGGGCTCCAGCTCCGGGTCCACCTCGACTGGGGACGGACGGCAGACCGCTGGTCAGGCCGCGGTCCCCGCAGGGCCCAGGAAGTGCttctctccctcccagcccctgggtcCCCACCTGGGGCAGGGTGAAGTGGCGGGACTGGGGCGCAGGTGGGGGCGCGGAGCCTGGGGTCCTGCACCTGCGCCTCCCGGGTGTTGGGGGGATGAGCGGGGAGACTCACAGTGCTCCAGCCAGCGGCCGGGCTCCACCATCAGCCGGCCCTGGGTCTCAGCCAGCTCCTCGCGGAGCGCCTCTCGCTTGGCCCACACCTCCTGCAGCCGCTGCAGCCGACGCTCGGCCAGCCGCAACTTCGCACTGACGCACGCCGGGCCCTGGGCGGCGGGGACGGCGGCGGGTGGGCTCAGGCACGGCGGGCGGCCTGCTCAGCCCAGGGGCTCTGTGAGCCTCGCTCCACCCCCTGGGCCCGGGCAGGCGCGCAGCGGGGCCTCAGAGGCGGGCAGGGGCAGGACCTGGGCCCCTCCTGCCCGAGGGGGCTCACGCCACGTGCTCCCAAAGCAACCCGTCCCTGTCTGGAACCCGGGCCCAGGACGAGTGGGCACGGCGGAGGGAAGGACGCCCACACCCTGGCCTAACTCCAGGGCACAAGAGCGGTGGCCTCAGGACCCCTCCAGCCCCCCACTCGGCCCACAGGGGCCATCAGGAGATGCCAGGGGTTCAGGGCCGAGCGGGGCCTTTCCTACCTTCTCTGCATTCTGGGAGGGCTGTGGACAAGAGGGCAAGGTGAGGTCAGTGGGCGGTGCTGCCACACCCCAGGGGCCCGCCCTGCCCTCCCAggaccgcccccccaccccccagactgCCCCAGCCCCGACCTCGGCCGGGTCCTCCCTCGGGGGCAGGCAGTGCCGCTGCAGGCGCTCCACGTCATCAATCTCGTACACCTTGATCTCGAAGGGTTCCTTCAGCGAGCCAGCCAGGGGCAGCGGCAGATCCACCCACTGGCCGGGGAGGCTGGGCTTGCGGCCCAGGGCAGCGGCATCAGGCAGCGGGGCGGGAACCAGCCGTCGCCGCTGCAGACCTGCGACAGAAAGCCGGGCGCTGGGGGAGCAGAGGccaggccccagcccccagccccggaCTGAGGGGGGGCGCTGGGCTGCGGTTCTGACAGGCAGAGCCCACGGGGGCCCTCCCAATCCTGAAACGCTCAGCCTAGTGCCGGCCGGAAACCCGGCCACCCCGTCTGCCCAGTGGAACAGATGGGctcctgtcccccagcccctcccccagccgcctcCAGCCTGGACGGCCACACCCTCCCTACTGGACAGCAGCCTCAAGGTCACACCCGCCAGCCCCGGAGGCAGTCCTCCGACACCCTAAGGGGCCACGCCGCTTCCTAATCGCCATCGCCTCTACCGCCACCGCCCCCGGACAGACTCCTAAGCCAGGCCCGCGCTTGTGGCACCACCCACATCTCCCAGCacacccctccctgctccccacgAAGGCCTCCTGCTTTCCCAGCCCACCTTCGGCCAGGGcgtgcctcccccgccccccgggagGACATCAGCCAGTGGCCGAATCCCCCCAGCCTCGCACAGCACGAGAACCAGGCCCACCCTACCCGGGTCCCCAGAGACGGAAGGTCCAGGGGGTGGAGGCAGGAACAGCACAGCAGGGGGCTCCCAGGCGGCTGGGCACCAGCCCGGCGGGTGGGGGAGCACCGGGCTTGGAGCCCCAGACCCGAGTCTTCTCCCAGCTCCCCACGCCTCAGCAGGGCGCCCCGTGTGGGCCCACCCCCGTCAGCCCGCTCTGGGGGCATGGGGGCCAGCCTCAGAGGCAGCGTGGGATCAGAGGAGGGCACACGCTGGGTGCGTCTTCGGACGGTAGGGGCTGCACACACCTACAGCCTGAACAGCCCCAGGCACGTCTGTGAAACCGCCGAGGGCCGCCTGCACTGGGATCCGCGACGGTGGCGCCCAGCCGTCAAGTGCGGCCGGGCCGGGGCCCTGCAGGGGCTGGGCCACACCCACCTGTGGCCCTCTTCTTGGGGGACTTGAGGCTGCGGGAGCGGGCGCCCGGGGACGCGGCCCCACCGTCGCTCATGGAGTCGGGGGCCGAGGAGGCGCTGCCGGTGGCCTCGCTGTCCCGCAGCATGCTCTCGTagccgctgctgccgccgctgTGGTAGAAGAGGGCCGTGCGGCCCATGGCGGGCGGGAGCTCCCCGCTCAGCACACTGCTGTTGTCGCTGCCGTGGCCGCTGCTGTAGCGCTGCGGCCGCCGCGGGGCCGTCACCTTGCTGTACGGAGAGGGCAGCACCGGGCCCGCGGGCGGCCGCTCCTCCGCCACGTTCACGCCGCTGTCGTTGCCGCTGTCCGAGTCGGCCGAGCCCCACGAGGGGCCACTTCGGCCGTGGCCTCCGCCGGCCGCCAGCTCGTTGACACGGCTGTGGGCGGCCCGGAGCGCCTGCTTGGTCCCCATGATGGTGCCCCGGCTGGCCTTGGCCGCAACGCAAGGCACCGCTCGCGGGGTGACCCTGGGGCCTGTCACCGGGCCCCCGGGGCTCCTGCCCGCCGCAGGGGCCAGCGGCTTCACTGAAGCACCCAGAGCCCTGGACCCGCCTGCCGCCGGGCTGCGGCCCTTGCATCCACTGGTGGGGGGCTTCGGGGCCCCCACGCCCTTGGCCGGGCTGCTCCTGCAGGCAGGAGCGGACCCAGGCGTGGGGCTGGCGGGAGGCACGCCCAACCTGGGCACGGCCCGGGCTGGCCTCGCGGGGCCTTCCCTAGCCTTGCTGCTGCCATGCGCCAGGCCCTCCTCGCAGCGCTCCAGAGACCCGtgagcggcgggacggcaccctgCCTCTGCCTTGCCAGCCCGGGCCTTCAGGCTGGACGTGGCCCTGGGGATGGAGTGGTCGGCCCGGCCGCCGGGcctggcctccccctcccctcggAGGAAGGCAGCAGCCCCGGCCCAAGCCAAGCTCCCGGCCTGGGGAGGGGCCGGCGCTGGGCCGTTCTTGTGATCCAGGCTGGACCTGCGCACCGGCGGGGCTGGGGGGGCCGCGCCCCCGCCGGGCCGCGGGCAGAGGTCCCCTTTGGAGGCCACACTCTTCTTGCTGCTGGAGGCGGCCTTTGGGCTGCCCAGGCAGGCCGCTGCCTCGGCGTCCCCGAAGGACGTGGAGGGCGTGGTCACGCCCAGCGTGGTGGCCCCCCTCCGCAGCGGTGGGATCTGAGCCACGGCCTCTGGCCTGTGGGCTGCCCTGCCCACCTCACAGCCATCCGCCACCCTCCGGGCACAAGACAGCATCggggccaggctgggggcccTGCCGGCAGAGGCCAGGGGCAGCGGGCCACATTCGTCCGCCCGGAGCAGCCAAGGGTCCTCGAAGAGGCCTCCAGGGCCAggcgggcccgggcccgggcggggGCAGCCCACGCGCCTGGCCGCTGAGGTAGTCCTCGGTCTGCGGGGAAGGCTGGAGTGGATAGTCGGTGCCGGGGCGGCCCCCCGTGCAGACGTGGCGCGGGGCTCCCGGCCACTTCGGCTGGCAGCTGCCGTGGCCTCCTCCGTGGGACAAGGACTCTGGGCGGGGCCGGGACTGTCGGGCCTGTCGTGCTCTGAGAACCGAAAGCTGCTGTCCTCCAAGGAGCCGTCCAGGATCGGGGAGCCCAGAGGGTCAGGCCCCGCCGGCGAGCCGGGGCCGAAGGGTTCGGGGCTGGGCCGCGAGGGAGGCCGCGGGGCGGGGCCGAGGCTGTCGGCCGTGCACACGCTGACCTCGCTGAGCCACGAGCTGATGGAGGAGCCGTGGCTGCCGCCAGCCCCGGCTGCCCCGTCCAGGGCCCCACCGGGGGCCTGCGAGGTGTACGCGTCGAACTCGTCATTAATGCTGCTGATGATGCTGACCGGCCTCGAACCCGAGGCCAGGGCCTGCAGGGAGCAGTCGCTGCCGAGGCTGGCCAGGCTGGAGGGGCGCCCAGGGCCGGCCAGCCCCCCCAGGGACAGCTCCTCCACCAGCGTGAACACCAGCTCGTCCTCGCCGTTGAGCTCCACGGGCTGCTGCAAGGTCACCGTGGTGGTCAGCAGGCCCCGCTCCAGACGATGGCCGCGTGCGGATGGGCGGGGGCAGCCCTCCTGCCCACTCATGCCCACGGGGGGTGTCCGTACCACACCCACGCCGTCGGCTCCCCCAGGCTCCTCTGGGGCCCCGCCGGCTTCCGGCTGCCGAGGCCGTGGGGGGGCCGTGCTGGGCAGCGGCCTCCTGTCTCTGGCCCCCGTGGCCTTATCCGGCACCGGAGGCTCAGGCCCGGCACTGCCGTCCTCTCTCTGGTCACCACCAGCCTTGGAGGGCTCCGGGGCCCCCCGGTGGGTGTTTGGGCCGGGGCTGCCGCGAGGCGTGCTGGCGGCCAGCGGGGAGCCCACGGCTTTCCTGGGGGTCACAGCCTCGGGCAGCGAGGGCTTCCTGCCCCCAcgggccgggccggcctgggctcCGCTGGTGCCGCCCAGGTCTCCCGGGGGGCCCTCGCTGCCGTGGATGCACTCCAGCCGCTCCTGCAGCTCCGCAAAGGTGCTGCAGCGGAAGTGGTCAGCGTCGCGCGGGCCCTGGGAAGGGTGGCGGCGGCTCAGCGCGGGGATGATGGGCAC
Protein-coding regions in this window:
- the KIF26A gene encoding kinesin-like protein KIF26A isoform X4; translation: MEPRWGLRNGPGHRSPGHPSGGLHGPVSRSLLLPQVKVMLRIWPAQGAQRLAESTSFLKVDPRKKQVTLCDPATGPPGDAGPRHTTTAAVPKMFAFDAVFPQDSEQAEVCSGTVADVLQSVVSGADGCIFSFGHTSLGKSYTMIGKDSSPQSLGVVPCAISWLFRLIDERKERVGARFSVRVSAVEVCGRGQSLRDLLAEVASSSLQDAQSPGVYLREDPVCGAQLQSQSELRAPTAEKAAFYLDAALAARSTGRAGGGEDALGSSHMLFTLHVYQYRVEKCGRGGMSGGRSRLHLIDLGSCEGAPGRGGEAPGGPPYLSLSALGSVILAVVSGAKHVPYREHRLTMLLRETLAAANCRTTMIAHVSDAPARHAETLSTVQLAAHLHRLRRKKVKYASSSSGGDSSCEEGRARRPPHLRPFHPRSAAPDPGRPAPRSPGDPDYSSSSEQSCDTVIYVGPGGAALSDRELTDSEGPPDFVPIIPALSRRHPSQGPRDADHFRCSTFAELQERLECIHGSEGPPGDLGGTSGAQAGPARGGRKPSLPEAVTPRKAVGSPLAASTPRGSPGPNTHRGAPEPSKAGGDQREDGSAGPEPPVPDKATGARDRRPLPSTAPPRPRQPEAGGAPEEPGGADGVGVVRTPPVGMSGQEGCPRPSARGHRLERGLLTTTVTLQQPVELNGEDELVFTLVEELSLGGLAGPGRPSSLASLGSDCSLQALASGSRPVSIISSINDEFDAYTSQAPGGALDGAAGAGGSHGSSISSWLSEVSVCTADSLGPAPRPPSRPSPEPFGPGSPAGPDPLGSPILDGSLEDSSFRFSEHDRPDSPGPAQSPCPTEEATAAASRSGREPRATSARGAAPAPTIHSSLPRRPRTTSAARRVGCPRPGPGPPGPGGLFEDPWLLRADECGPLPLASAGRAPSLAPMLSCARRVADGCEVGRAAHRPEAVAQIPPLRRGATTLGVTTPSTSFGDAEAAACLGSPKAASSSKKSVASKGDLCPRPGGGAAPPAPPVRRSSLDHKNGPAPAPPQAGSLAWAGAAAFLRGEGEARPGGRADHSIPRATSSLKARAGKAEAGCRPAAHGSLERCEEGLAHGSSKAREGPARPARAVPRLGVPPASPTPGSAPACRSSPAKGVGAPKPPTSGCKGRSPAAGGSRALGASVKPLAPAAGRSPGGPVTGPRVTPRAVPCVAAKASRGTIMGTKQALRAAHSRVNELAAGGGHGRSGPSWGSADSDSGNDSGVNVAEERPPAGPVLPSPYSKVTAPRRPQRYSSGHGSDNSSVLSGELPPAMGRTALFYHSGGSSGYESMLRDSEATGSASSAPDSMSDGGAASPGARSRSLKSPKKRATGLQRRRLVPAPLPDAAALGRKPSLPGQWVDLPLPLAGSLKEPFEIKVYEIDDVERLQRHCLPPREDPAEPSQNAEKGPACVSAKLRLAERRLQRLQEVWAKREALREELAETQGRLMVEPGRWLEHFEVDPELEPESAEYLAALERATAALEQCVNLCKARVMMVTCFDISVAAAAAAPGPREVDV
- the KIF26A gene encoding kinesin-like protein KIF26A isoform X1, producing the protein MALPGPPEPPRGAPRKAPSLLEMGALCLDSEIILGFTSHLLRRRAKVAEGGPAREPLQLLEVPPRKRLTAGPEQDPCGSRPAPEGAGACAELGHSAGGGGWCRHCHTKLAELKRQAWKLVGGPGTPLRDPCLSALLLDELPACRPEAERRCDVCTTHLTQLTREALRLLQAPSSREDPDAPHGGPGLTPPSPGAATSPRDGPALVGPVGQQPGRAGPDRRKGLAWPSGPSVQVSVAPAGLGGALSTVTIQAQQCLEGMWSVSRVNSFLPPTCLAEAAVAAVAVADTVRDGAPSVGPDGASKTWSRGGACATALVTAAPGTPAGASTGPSAAASFFLRAAQKLSLASKRKKPHPPPAPAARGASTYPTDFSGVLQLWPPPVPPCLLRAASKAKDNPSGVGKVKVMLRIWPAQGAQRLAESTSFLKVDPRKKQVTLCDPATGPPGDAGPRHTTTAAVPKMFAFDAVFPQDSEQAEVCSGTVADVLQSVVSGADGCIFSFGHTSLGKSYTMIGKDSSPQSLGVVPCAISWLFRLIDERKERVGARFSVRVSAVEVCGRGQSLRDLLAEVASSSLQDAQSPGVYLREDPVCGAQLQSQSELRAPTAEKAAFYLDAALAARSTGRAGGGEDALGSSHMLFTLHVYQYRVEKCGRGGMSGGRSRLHLIDLGSCEGAPGRGGEAPGGPPYLSLSALGSVILAVVSGAKHVPYREHRLTMLLRETLAAANCRTTMIAHVSDAPARHAETLSTVQLAAHLHRLRRKKVKYASSSSGGDSSCEEGRARRPPHLRPFHPRSAAPDPGRPAPRSPGDPDYSSSSEQSCDTVIYVGPGGAALSDRELTDSEGPPDFVPIIPALSRRHPSQGPRDADHFRCSTFAELQERLECIHGSEGPPGDLGGTSGAQAGPARGGRKPSLPEAVTPRKAVGSPLAASTPRGSPGPNTHRGAPEPSKAGGDQREDGSAGPEPPVPDKATGARDRRPLPSTAPPRPRQPEAGGAPEEPGGADGVGVVRTPPVGMSGQEGCPRPSARGHRLERGLLTTTVTLQQPVELNGEDELVFTLVEELSLGGLAGPGRPSSLASLGSDCSLQALASGSRPVSIISSINDEFDAYTSQAPGGALDGAAGAGGSHGSSISSWLSEVSVCTADSLGPAPRPPSRPSPEPFGPGSPAGPDPLGSPILDGSLEDSSFRFSEHDRPDSPGPAQSPCPTEEATAAASRSGREPRATSARGAAPAPTIHSSLPRRPRTTSAARRVGCPRPGPGPPGPGGLFEDPWLLRADECGPLPLASAGRAPSLAPMLSCARRVADGCEVGRAAHRPEAVAQIPPLRRGATTLGVTTPSTSFGDAEAAACLGSPKAASSSKKSVASKGDLCPRPGGGAAPPAPPVRRSSLDHKNGPAPAPPQAGSLAWAGAAAFLRGEGEARPGGRADHSIPRATSSLKARAGKAEAGCRPAAHGSLERCEEGLAHGSSKAREGPARPARAVPRLGVPPASPTPGSAPACRSSPAKGVGAPKPPTSGCKGRSPAAGGSRALGASVKPLAPAAGRSPGGPVTGPRVTPRAVPCVAAKASRGTIMGTKQALRAAHSRVNELAAGGGHGRSGPSWGSADSDSGNDSGVNVAEERPPAGPVLPSPYSKVTAPRRPQRYSSGHGSDNSSVLSGELPPAMGRTALFYHSGGSSGYESMLRDSEATGSASSAPDSMSDGGAASPGARSRSLKSPKKRATGLQRRRLVPAPLPDAAALGRKPSLPGQWVDLPLPLAGSLKEPFEIKVYEIDDVERLQRHCLPPREDPAEPSQNAEKGPACVSAKLRLAERRLQRLQEVWAKREALREELAETQGRLMVEPGRWLEHFEVDPELEPESAEYLAALERATAALEQCVNLCKARVMMVTCFDISVAAAAAAPGPREVDV
- the KIF26A gene encoding kinesin-like protein KIF26A isoform X3, whose protein sequence is MCRALPRLRGPPAPAREKPGLPEWPVNQDPCLSALLLDELPACRPEAERRCDVCTTHLTQLTREALRLLQAPSSREDPDAPHGGPGLTPPSPGAATSPRDGPALVGPVGQQPGRAGPDRRKGLAWPSGPSVQVSVAPAGLGGALSTVTIQAQQCLEGMWSVSRVNSFLPPTCLAEAAVAAVAVADTVRDGAPSVGPDGASKTWSRGGACATALVTAAPGTPAGASTGPSAAASFFLRAAQKLSLASKRKKPHPPPAPAARGASTYPTDFSGVLQLWPPPVPPCLLRAASKAKDNPSGVGKVKVMLRIWPAQGAQRLAESTSFLKVDPRKKQVTLCDPATGPPGDAGPRHTTTAAVPKMFAFDAVFPQDSEQAEVCSGTVADVLQSVVSGADGCIFSFGHTSLGKSYTMIGKDSSPQSLGVVPCAISWLFRLIDERKERVGARFSVRVSAVEVCGRGQSLRDLLAEVASSSLQDAQSPGVYLREDPVCGAQLQSQSELRAPTAEKAAFYLDAALAARSTGRAGGGEDALGSSHMLFTLHVYQYRVEKCGRGGMSGGRSRLHLIDLGSCEGAPGRGGEAPGGPPYLSLSALGSVILAVVSGAKHVPYREHRLTMLLRETLAAANCRTTMIAHVSDAPARHAETLSTVQLAAHLHRLRRKKVKYASSSSGGDSSCEEGRARRPPHLRPFHPRSAAPDPGRPAPRSPGDPDYSSSSEQSCDTVIYVGPGGAALSDRELTDSEGPPDFVPIIPALSRRHPSQGPRDADHFRCSTFAELQERLECIHGSEGPPGDLGGTSGAQAGPARGGRKPSLPEAVTPRKAVGSPLAASTPRGSPGPNTHRGAPEPSKAGGDQREDGSAGPEPPVPDKATGARDRRPLPSTAPPRPRQPEAGGAPEEPGGADGVGVVRTPPVGMSGQEGCPRPSARGHRLERGLLTTTVTLQQPVELNGEDELVFTLVEELSLGGLAGPGRPSSLASLGSDCSLQALASGSRPVSIISSINDEFDAYTSQAPGGALDGAAGAGGSHGSSISSWLSEVSVCTADSLGPAPRPPSRPSPEPFGPGSPAGPDPLGSPILDGSLEDSSFRFSEHDRPDSPGPAQSPCPTEEATAAASRSGREPRATSARGAAPAPTIHSSLPRRPRTTSAARRVGCPRPGPGPPGPGGLFEDPWLLRADECGPLPLASAGRAPSLAPMLSCARRVADGCEVGRAAHRPEAVAQIPPLRRGATTLGVTTPSTSFGDAEAAACLGSPKAASSSKKSVASKGDLCPRPGGGAAPPAPPVRRSSLDHKNGPAPAPPQAGSLAWAGAAAFLRGEGEARPGGRADHSIPRATSSLKARAGKAEAGCRPAAHGSLERCEEGLAHGSSKAREGPARPARAVPRLGVPPASPTPGSAPACRSSPAKGVGAPKPPTSGCKGRSPAAGGSRALGASVKPLAPAAGRSPGGPVTGPRVTPRAVPCVAAKASRGTIMGTKQALRAAHSRVNELAAGGGHGRSGPSWGSADSDSGNDSGVNVAEERPPAGPVLPSPYSKVTAPRRPQRYSSGHGSDNSSVLSGELPPAMGRTALFYHSGGSSGYESMLRDSEATGSASSAPDSMSDGGAASPGARSRSLKSPKKRATGLQRRRLVPAPLPDAAALGRKPSLPGQWVDLPLPLAGSLKEPFEIKVYEIDDVERLQRHCLPPREDPAEPSQNAEKGPACVSAKLRLAERRLQRLQEVWAKREALREELAETQGRLMVEPGRWLEHFEVDPELEPESAEYLAALERATAALEQCVNLCKARVMMVTCFDISVAAAAAAPGPREVDV
- the KIF26A gene encoding kinesin-like protein KIF26A isoform X2, whose protein sequence is MGSRGAPLCAAQPAVAEGGPAREPLQLLEVPPRKRLTAGPEQDPCGSRPAPEGAGACAELGHSAGGGGWCRHCHTKLAELKRQAWKLVGGPGTPLRDPCLSALLLDELPACRPEAERRCDVCTTHLTQLTREALRLLQAPSSREDPDAPHGGPGLTPPSPGAATSPRDGPALVGPVGQQPGRAGPDRRKGLAWPSGPSVQVSVAPAGLGGALSTVTIQAQQCLEGMWSVSRVNSFLPPTCLAEAAVAAVAVADTVRDGAPSVGPDGASKTWSRGGACATALVTAAPGTPAGASTGPSAAASFFLRAAQKLSLASKRKKPHPPPAPAARGASTYPTDFSGVLQLWPPPVPPCLLRAASKAKDNPSGVGKVKVMLRIWPAQGAQRLAESTSFLKVDPRKKQVTLCDPATGPPGDAGPRHTTTAAVPKMFAFDAVFPQDSEQAEVCSGTVADVLQSVVSGADGCIFSFGHTSLGKSYTMIGKDSSPQSLGVVPCAISWLFRLIDERKERVGARFSVRVSAVEVCGRGQSLRDLLAEVASSSLQDAQSPGVYLREDPVCGAQLQSQSELRAPTAEKAAFYLDAALAARSTGRAGGGEDALGSSHMLFTLHVYQYRVEKCGRGGMSGGRSRLHLIDLGSCEGAPGRGGEAPGGPPYLSLSALGSVILAVVSGAKHVPYREHRLTMLLRETLAAANCRTTMIAHVSDAPARHAETLSTVQLAAHLHRLRRKKVKYASSSSGGDSSCEEGRARRPPHLRPFHPRSAAPDPGRPAPRSPGDPDYSSSSEQSCDTVIYVGPGGAALSDRELTDSEGPPDFVPIIPALSRRHPSQGPRDADHFRCSTFAELQERLECIHGSEGPPGDLGGTSGAQAGPARGGRKPSLPEAVTPRKAVGSPLAASTPRGSPGPNTHRGAPEPSKAGGDQREDGSAGPEPPVPDKATGARDRRPLPSTAPPRPRQPEAGGAPEEPGGADGVGVVRTPPVGMSGQEGCPRPSARGHRLERGLLTTTVTLQQPVELNGEDELVFTLVEELSLGGLAGPGRPSSLASLGSDCSLQALASGSRPVSIISSINDEFDAYTSQAPGGALDGAAGAGGSHGSSISSWLSEVSVCTADSLGPAPRPPSRPSPEPFGPGSPAGPDPLGSPILDGSLEDSSFRFSEHDRPDSPGPAQSPCPTEEATAAASRSGREPRATSARGAAPAPTIHSSLPRRPRTTSAARRVGCPRPGPGPPGPGGLFEDPWLLRADECGPLPLASAGRAPSLAPMLSCARRVADGCEVGRAAHRPEAVAQIPPLRRGATTLGVTTPSTSFGDAEAAACLGSPKAASSSKKSVASKGDLCPRPGGGAAPPAPPVRRSSLDHKNGPAPAPPQAGSLAWAGAAAFLRGEGEARPGGRADHSIPRATSSLKARAGKAEAGCRPAAHGSLERCEEGLAHGSSKAREGPARPARAVPRLGVPPASPTPGSAPACRSSPAKGVGAPKPPTSGCKGRSPAAGGSRALGASVKPLAPAAGRSPGGPVTGPRVTPRAVPCVAAKASRGTIMGTKQALRAAHSRVNELAAGGGHGRSGPSWGSADSDSGNDSGVNVAEERPPAGPVLPSPYSKVTAPRRPQRYSSGHGSDNSSVLSGELPPAMGRTALFYHSGGSSGYESMLRDSEATGSASSAPDSMSDGGAASPGARSRSLKSPKKRATGLQRRRLVPAPLPDAAALGRKPSLPGQWVDLPLPLAGSLKEPFEIKVYEIDDVERLQRHCLPPREDPAEPSQNAEKGPACVSAKLRLAERRLQRLQEVWAKREALREELAETQGRLMVEPGRWLEHFEVDPELEPESAEYLAALERATAALEQCVNLCKARVMMVTCFDISVAAAAAAPGPREVDV